CAAATTTTTCTTATCTTGCCCCATACGTGAGGACTTGCCGCCGGCCAGAACAACGCCCCAACCCATCATCATCGAAGGTCTAGCGCTCGACTGTGTCCGTGGGTACGCTGGCACAAGGCGTGACCCTTCAACCATTCTGTTTCACCATTTTCATAAAATTCCTTTTTCCATATTGGAGCTCGGTGCTTGATATTCTCAATAACATAACGGGAAGCTTGATAAGACTCATCGCGGTGTCGCGAACTCACACCGATTCCAACACTGGTATCTCCGCAAAGCAATTTTCCCACACGATGCACAATATAAATACGAAGCTCGTCTCCCCACTTCAGGCGCGCCTCTCCCGCAATTTCCCGAAAAACCTGCTCAGCGAGTGGTTCAAATGCATCATAACTAACTGCAACGACATTTTTCCCACCGTTAAAATCCCGAACAGCACCAAAAAAGAAATTCATTCCCCCATGCTGAGGTGTCTTTACAAAGTGAAAGACTTCGCCTTCACAAATTGCCCCTTCTGTAATCTTACATAAAATAGGCTCAGACATCATTATCATTCTAGCCTCCACACACTGGAGGCAAAATCGCCAAAGTACAAGACTGAGTGATTTCATCCTGATCCTTTAGAATCTCTCTTTCATTAGCGAGCGCAGATTCAAAAACCAAGTCAGGCTCACCCAGATCAGGCTTTATTTTCTTCAGGTGCCCGGCAATGATCTGCTTCAATGCCAAAACACTACATTTTGATAACAGCTCTATGTTGATGATCGGCTGATCACTGTATTTTCGAAAAAATCCAAATAATCGAAGATCGATCGAGATCATGACAAGATTCCCTTCCTAAATGAATAATCCAGCGAAAAAATTTGTACCCGAGTCCCACCCAAAAGTGAAGACCCTTCCTCAGGAAGCACCACCCAGCAGTTAGCAGAAAGGAGACTACTCACAACGTAAGAGGCTTGCCCTTCCAAAATCTCTACCTGAATTTTGTTATCAGAAGTAAGGTAAGCACGCCCCTTGTAAAAACATCTCAATCCCTCTGGCTTTTTTGCATCCCTCTCTAAGCTTGCTTCCACTCCTCTGTCCATACCCAATCCAAGACGAGCACGAAGATAAGGCGCAACAAAAAAGCGAAAACCCACAACTGTAGAAACTGGATTTCCGGGCAATCCAAAGAATGCTGCCTTCTCGTCTGGAAATTCAGCAAAGCATATCGGCTTTCCGGGTCGAATCGCAGCCTTGTGAAAATGAACTCTTGCCCCCACTTCTCTGAGCGCTTCGACCACAAAATCATGTTTACCCTTTGAAACGGCTCCCGTGCTGAGAAATAAGTCTACACCCTCCTGCAGACCCTGTCTCAATAGGGACTTGAATGTTTCAGGTTCATCATCGGCCACAATTCCCAGGTCCATCCCTTCACAACCCAATTCCTTCAATGCCTCCATGAGCAAAGGACCGGATGAATTCCATATTTGAGCAGAATTTGTGCGCTCCTGGCCAATCTCTATCAATTCTTTGCCCGTCGCCAGAACTGCGACCTTGAGGGGTTTCCTTGTCCAAACTTTATCTATGCCCAAACTGGAAAAGGCCATGAGATGATGGGCACCGATGAATTCTCCTTTTTGAGCGATCTTGCCGCCCGCTCGAAAATCACTCCCCTGCAAACGAATATTTTCCAAGTGACGGATCGGCCTTTGGAGAACAATTTCCTTTTCGCCGTTTCTGACAAGAACCTCAACATCCTCAATTCTCACCACACAATCAAATTTCCCTTTAGGCAAAGGCGCCCCAGTCATGATTTCAATAGATGCCATTTGATCAATTTGAGAATTTAGTTCGAGGACATCTCCTGCCGCTAAAAAAGTGGATACGGGAAAGCGAAGAGGATTGCTCTTGGAGGCCCCCTGAGTCTCCTTTGAGGCTAAGGCAAATCCATCCATTGCAGAATTATCAAAAAGTGGCACATCTTCAAATCCCACTACCTCCCGACTCAAAACTCTCCCCGCGGCCAATCGAAGTGAGCACTCATCCTCCTCTGAGGGAGATTGAAATGCAATTTCCTCTAAAACAGCGACGGCTTCATTGTAAGGTATCATTCTATTTCCAATTCTGTTGGGAAGGCGATTTCTCTCCGAAAAATCCTAAAATGAACTCTACTGCTTCCAAAAATAGAGCTCCCACCAAGACCCATAATAAATTTTGTGTAAAGAACGCTAAAAAAAAGGCAAGGCCAAGTCGCAAACGACCCGAATTGACTAATGCCGTCTCACGAACCAGTGAAAAATGATGAACCCCAGTTGCAAACAACAAAGAAGCTACCAAAACCACCGGGACCTCAAGATTTGCAGATCCCAAGACCCAGGATTGGGCCGCAAGCAGAAGCAAAAAACCACCGATCACTAAGTTAGACCACCACTTGGATGAGCCTCCCTTCACGTGCGCCGTCAATCCTCCGCTTCCGTGACAAAAGGGAAGCCCCCCAACTGCCGCGACAAGAATATTTCCAATCCCAATAAAACCAAGCAGTGAGTGCAGGGTCACTCGGCCTGAACTCTGAGGAAAATAAACTTTTGCAGCAGCCCTGGTTCCAAGAACGGAGTTCATAAATGTTAAGGCAACTTGCGGAAGTACCAATCCTAAAACAATCAAGGGACGCAGCTCATCCGTATTTTTTTGCAAACTCACATTCAAGGAATTACCATGAATAATACTGTGTGCCCCCACATAGACCATGCCTGCCACAGCAAAAAGACCCATCAACGGAAGCCCTCTCCATTCGGGCAAGAACAAAAAAAGCGCGCCCAAAACAAATGCGCAAACCACAACAAATTCAGTTCCGGATCCCAAGGTTCTCCAAGCCTGGATCAAGAGCAGGACTCCAAGCCCCAGCTGAACCTGATGAACGATCCGAATGGGCACACGCTCCATAAGGAAATCAAAGTGACACAAGTTAAGCAAAAGGCAAATGATGCCCAAGAAAGCTGCACTCACCCTTATCTCTGAGCCCGTGGCACCCACTGCGAGTGCCGCAATCGCTATGGATTTGAGGGGTTGAACTGGCATCGGAATGCGAAAAAAATATCCCGCAAAAATGTAAGTCAAGCCTGCGCTCAAGAAAAGCATGAAAGGGGAGAGAGTTCCCTTCGCTCCCAAGAGCACAAGCAAAGGAAAGAGGACGGCCGAATCCGCAAAGGAGCCAAAAATATTACGAGTCACTAAATTTCGAAAATTAAATTGTCCGGTTCTCTCGAACATGATCTCCACCTTTTTGAATGTGAATCATATGCGCCAAAAGTGGAGCGAGAGCATCCAATCCCTCTCGAACGGCTTTTGGACTTCCTGGAAGAGCGATGACAATTGAATCTCGAATTTGTAAACCCAGCGAGCGACTCATCCAAGACATGACAGTCTTCAGAGAGCCCGATGAGCGCAACAATTCTCCCACTCCAGAAATCTCTCTACCCCGAAAACGATCCTTCAATCGAAGCAAAGCATCAGGAGTCACATCTCTCGGCGCGAGCCCCGTTCCTCCACTGCTGATAATCAATTCAGGACGTTCATTTATCATCCAATTCTCAATGATCGCTTCAATTTCACCGACATCATCTGGAACGATCGAGCAATCCAAAATTTCTGCTCCTCTTGTGCCAAACCAATCCTGCATCGCTGGACCAGACTTGTCCTCGGCTTCTCCCCGTGAGCAACGATCACTGACTGTCAGTAAACACACACTCAATTGACCAAGATCTTGAGAGGGAGAGGAGAGTGAAGTGGGAGGAATAACTGCGGTCGATTGGGAAATCTCAGGTATGTCCCGGGACTGATTGCGATGAGGGTTTTCCCACAATCCCGATTTTCCTCCTTCCTTTAATTCCAATTGAATATTCCCGATACGAAGGACGGGATCAATGACTTTGGTTAAATCATAAATACATAAGAGCGCCGTACTCACACCCGTGAGCGCCTCCATCTCCACACCCGTTTTTCCCGTGGTAATGGCCTCACAAAAAACAGTGATCGAGTCCTCTTTAAGCTCAGTCCAAACCCGAACGGAATGAAGTGGCAAAGGATGGCAAAGCGGCAAAAGAGAGGAGGTATTTTTTGCTGCCTGAATGCCCGCGACCTCAGCCAAGGCGATGGCATCTCCCTTTGGAATTTTCCTTTCAACAATTTGTCGAATGGTTTCTTTGCACGCAAAAAAATGGCCACTCGCCAGCGCACGTCGACGAGTATCCACTTTCTGTCCCACATCAATCATTTTGAAATTAGCCACCAATTGAGGCGAGGTTCCATGTATTTCCATATTTTCCCTGCTCTAAAAAATGAGAAGAAGGTTTCTTTTGAATCACGGACCTCACTGCCTCTGCCACAAGATTTGCAGAGCCGTCTTGATTCAAGTAGGGCCGAAGTGAATAATCACTTTCGCCGAAAAGACACAATCGCAAACCCCCGCGGGACGAGACCCGCAGTCGATTGCAAGTATTGCAAAAATCCTTAGAGTAAGGAGCGATCAAACCAATGCGACCCAGATAATCTGGATGACAAAATTCAACAGCAGGTCCCGCCAAACTCCTGCGCTCGACGGCTTTCCAGCCACTTTGGTCCAAGATCAACTGCAGCTCCGATCCGCTAAAATGCCTTTTCTCAAACAATTCAAGATTGCGACCTGTGCGCATCAGCTCAATGAATCGAACAGAAATGGGTCTCGTCCTGACCCATTCAATAAAAGCCGAAATATCCAACTCGGTAATTCCCCGAAGCATCACCGCGTTGACTTTGATCGAATCATATCCGCTCTCAAGAGCTGACTCGATTCCTTTCATCACTGAATCAAAACGCCCACTGCCCGTCACCGCTCTGAAACGAAGTGGATCCAAGCTATCAAGACTCACATTTAGCGCATTGACCCCAGCCTCACGAAGCGGTCGCGCCAGTTTGTCAAGATTGTGACCATTCGTGGAGAGAGCCAAAATTTTTAAATTGGACAGATCAGAAACAGCAGACACGATTTCGATAAGGTCTTTTCGAAGAGTTGGTTCGCCACCCGTCAGGCGGATTTTTTCAAAACCCAAGAGATTAAAACCTTCACAGAGATTTCGAATCTCTCTGACTGTCATCTCATCTTCGCGAATCTCATGGGACTTCTGGTATCCATCAGGCAAACAATATGTGCAGCGAAAATTACATATGTCCGTGACCGAAAGTCGCAAATACCGAAACTGTCTAGAAAATGAATCCGTTACCCGTAACTTTTCCATATCCCCTTTCCAAACAAGGGAGGCCTAAAGGTTTCCCACTTAGACCCCGGTCCGATTCTGTTGCTTCGGACGATTCAGCCACCCTGCCAAATGATCGGTTTAGGTGAAAGAATTCGGAGAACTCGTTATTCTATTTTGCTCTACTTAGCACAGCCCGCTTCAACTCCGCAAGTCACTTCGGCGTCACCCTGCTCCCCTTCAATCCAAGTCGCCTTCTCTGGGGAAACTCCAAGGTCCGAGCATTCGGTCCGCAGCAATTGATCACAAAATCGAAAAATCTCTCCGTATGTTTCGCTCTCGCTAACGCCGGGTCGCTCCAAAATCGAGGGAACAAACCTGCCCACATGATCACGCAAAAACTTCTTGCGAGCCGAAGAAACAATTTCGACTCCTTCGCTGTCGCCAATTTCCTCAAGACTACTTTGCTTCATGAGTAGGAGAGCGTAGAACTCCAGCTCCACAGAAATATGATCAGCCATTTCTCTCAGACAGTCTTCACCACCCAACTCAAATCCAAAGGCATGGTAAAAGCCAGATATGGCCGCCAACTCATTGGCCTTAAAAAGAGCTCGCTGTCTCCCATACTCAGTCTCATAAAGAGGTGCAATGCCTCGACCACTATCAAACAGGGCCAAATACTCCGAACGAAGATCATCTATTTTCTCCTCGCTCTGCATAATATCACATACTCGCTGTCGCAAGAGACTTGTTACAATCTCAGGCTCTTGATCCAAAACAAGCCCAACATCCTGAGCAAAGCCGTCGTCTGGATAAGAGGTCAATAAAGAGGCGAGAACAAACTCGGATATTCTCAATGTGTTTTCATTGTTATTCATTTTCTATTTCTCAATCCTTAGAGGAGTCCATGACATGGTGACAGACTTTCTCGACCCGACTTCACCGTGACCACCCTCCCAAACAGCAAAAGCGACATTGCTGTCGCTTCCAGCACTTAGTTTCGAGCCAACCTCAGCTGTCATTTGCCTTCCGAGCACCAGCGTCCATTCTCCATTTTTCCACTCACCCTTCGCATAGGAATGCGGGCTTTCGATCACGGCGCTCGTACCAAACCCCTCAGCAAAGATCTCATCGACCGAATTTTTTCTGTAAGACTGAGGATTTCCAGCTGCCCGACCGTACGAAAACTGTTCTCGCTTTGCATCGGTAACATCTTTGAGAGATCCCATGTCTTTAAACTCCATGGGATAAATATCAACATTCATGTTGGGATAAATGTCTTTCATCTCTTTCTTTCCATGCTCTTGATCATACTGATACTGAGCACGCCAATGAAAAATATGAACTGGGTTGTCCTTGGTTCCCATAAAAATCGGCGGTGGAGGCCCCTCATTGCCGGGAAACTGAATGGCGAGACCATCAGAAAACTCCATTGTCTTTCCCCCCTCGTCTCGCTGTTTGTCTGCCCAACGCAAGCGAAAAGAAATCCATTTCCCATCATGAATGGCCTGAACCCTCAGCGATGGAGTGCTTGTTGTCTTTGGTCTCGGAGCAACCATAGGCTGAGCCATCAAGGACACTTCCTCTTGTTTTGCATCCTTCCAAATGGAATCGTCCTGAAAAATTTTTGACAGATCTGTCTTCACGTTTTTTACCAAAATATCTGCTCCGGAAGATCCAACAAAGAAACCACAACACATAGTAAATGCAATCGCTCTCACCATAGATTTTTTCATTCCATTCACCTTTCGTCTTCGACCTAAGGAGTATTTCCTCGAATTAATCCCCTAGCTTCATCAAACGCCGGACGCTCAATTAAAGCCTCATTAACTGGAACGCTCACAATCTTATCGCCTTTCTCGTCATAACCGGTCGCCCATCCTTTTACGACGTCAAAGCGATGAAGTATGCGATCACTGCTACCCATCAGCACCAAAAGCCCTTGAGCAACAGGATCTTCTCTCAAGGACTGATAGTTGTTAATTGCCGTTTCTACATTTGGTCCAAACATTTGAGTTAAATAATTTCGATCGGCGTGAATGGGCGGAATATAGTAAATATTTGGTTCAAGTCCCAACTGAGGGTAATACGGCAAAGCGATGCCCTTCTTATGAACCAAATAATCGACCGGGTTATCGTCTCGAGCTTTCCAAGGAGGATTTATAAAACCCATAATCCGAATTTTACCAATGCAATTTTGCACACACATCGGTTGATAACCTTGCTCAACAGCAGGATAACAGCCAACGCACTTTTCACTGACCCGCGTGTAGGTGTTGTACATTGACTTCTTGTAAGGGCAGGCCCTCACGCATTCGCCGTAGCCTTTGCATCTGGACTGATCGATAAGCACAATGCCATCTTCTTCCCGCTTGTAAATCGCTTTTCTGGGACAGGCCGCCAAACAAGCCGGATAGGTACAATGAGCACAGGTCCGGGGGAGATAAAAGAACCATTTGTTGTGAGGCATTGAAATATGATCCCCGCCGACAACTGTTCCAGCGCAATCATCTTCGCCCATATTCGGATACATCCAATCTTCATCCTTTGGGGCAAAGTGAGCGGCGACTTCTTCAGGTTGTGCCGCCTCAAAAATAGTCTTTCCGTAGTAGGGTTCTTTCTTTTTCCATTCCTGTTGCCCGAGCTGCTCTAAAACCCGAACATCCCATGCCAATGGATAGGACCCGTAAGGCTTTGTCTCCACGTTGTTCCAAAACATATATTCCTGACCCTTGCCGCTCGTCCAGGTTGTCTTGCAAGCGAGGGAACAAGTCTGACAGGCAATACATTTGTTCAAGTCGAAAACGATGGACCACTGACGCTTTGGACGGTGTTCCTCGTAAGGATATTCCATTTCTCGATTAATTTGCCAGTTCTTCACCTTTGCCATGATTATCTCCCACTCTTACTTATGATTTTTTCTTAAGAAATTTTCCTTTGAGATACTCTGTCATCGCCTTATTTTCATAAGTCGGTCGAAAGCCCAGTGCAACGGGACGCCACTTGCCTTTTCCGTCCATCCCTCCACTCTCCGCCTTTGTGATCTTTACAAAGGACTCGCGAGGCGCTCCAACAGGACAATGAATGTCCGAGGCAAATCCCTTTTCAATCTGCTGTCCAAACATTCCTTTGTGCACAAGAGTATCTGTCATCAATGTGGGTCTCAGCCAAGCTCGCGTTGCACTCTGGTGACTTCCATAACGATACATAGACTGGTAATTGGTCTCTTCGCTTTTTGCGAGACCATCTTTGCGGCTTTCATGAGCTTTAACAGTCGAGAAAGTCGAACCGTACATGTTGTGCCAAGTGCGTGCCACACCTGGAGGAGTCCCTGGATAATAGCGAGCACGCACCATCAGTCGTGCAACCTTGTACTCCTCCGTTCCCTTCTTAGCCCCCCGGAAGGGACGATCTTCCGGATCGGCATCGATGTAGACGTAGTCACCATCATCAATTCCCAATTTCCTCGCATCGCGAGGATTGATATCTACGTAACCCTCCACGACCGATGGCATGCGTTTGTCACGACGATAGACATCTCCAAACGGTCCAAACCACACCGAGGTGAAATCCGTATCGACAGCGGTGGTATGCGCGCCATGACGGTATTTCGGCGTGTGATACACGTGAGTGTACATTTTTAATTTTAAGGGATGTTTTGATTTTACTAACTGCTCTCCCGTCATCTGCACATTTCTGACTTGTCGACTTTCAACGGAGAGATCACTGCGCTTTAAACCATACTGTTCTGGTCCCTTTGGACGAATGCCTTCGTGCCGCTGTCCCACAATGACGTTTGGCTCATAGTGCGTAGAATCTATCGGCTCTCGGTAAACGACAATATTTTCTCCATGCTCAATGAATTCAGGCTCGGGTCGATAAAACTCGAGACGGCCAGATTTGGTATGCCACGGAACCTCAGACCTCGCTTGCTCGTAGGAAGAAACCCGAGGATATGTTCGATTGTTCATCAAGGCTGGAATCCCCTCTTTTGCCTTGGCCTCAAGATCCTTGAATTTATATCCACTCAAAGTAAAAGAGCCATCCACAATTCGTTGCAAATATTCCTCAACCTTTCCTTCAAGGACAAATTTCCACATTTGCTCCATGCGAGGCTCACCGACCAACTTGCCGAGAGCTTTAGAAACATTGGCAACAATGTTGACGTCGCTCTCCGTATCAAAAATGCGTGGGAGCGGCGTTCGTGGGAAAACCTGCACGAAAGGATTGGTGCAAGAAGCCGTCAAATCTGGCTGCTTGAACTCTGCCCAACTGTCGCAGGCGAACACAAGATCCGAATATTCACAAGACCCCGTCCACCACCAATCTGCATAACAAATGAATTCAACTTTAGGTAGGGTGTTGTTCACAACATCGAAATGCCATTTTATATTTCCAATCACTGAATTGGAATTATTCAGCCACATCGCCTTCGTTGGAGCAGGGGTGTGCCCCTCCCCTGTGAAAAGCTTATTGCCTTTTCTTAGGGGCTGATTTTTGTAGTTGAAGTAATGAAGAGACTCATAATGAAATGTCTTCTTTAGGGGAACCTTTTCGCCCGCCTTCAACTGAGGATTAAAGGGATCCTCAAGAACATAGATAGGCTCCCCGCCAATGAGAGCAACTCGATAGTTACCCGCATAACTGCCAACATTTCCTCCGGGAAAGCCAACATTGCGAGTGAGAGCGGCTACCAGAAAGATAGCCCTGTCCTTTAAATCGGCATTAAAAAATTGATTTGGTCCCATACCACAGGCAAAGAGAGTCTGTTCTTTATTCTTGGCGATATCCACTGCAAGCGAAACAATGGCCTTGGCTGGCGCCCCTGTTACGATCGAAGTCTTTTCAGGAGTGAAATTCTTGTTGAGATACTCAACTGTCATCCCGAATACAGTCCTGACTTTAACCTTTTTGCCATCTGTGAGAGTCACCATGTTCTGGTAAGTCAGATCAGGATCGAGACCCAATTCCAAAAAGTTCTTTCCAAACTCATCCCGCGTGATCGCGTGAAATTCCTTTTTCTTCTTGTCAAAAACAACATGAGGTCGGAATTCACCGCGCATGGCATCAGGAGCCATCTGTTCTTTTTGCAACAATCCACTGGGAGCCTTTTCTCCCTGCTTTAAGAACCTCAGCGATTTCAATTCAGGCGCTTTGTATCCAGGCAGGACTTCCTCTGGGCGCAGGGGCTGGAGGTTATCCATACGCACAAGAAAGGGCAAATCCGTGCTTCCACGGACGAAATCTGGATCGTATAAGTTCTTAGCAACAATCACTTGAGCAAGCCCCAAAGCAAAGGCGGGATCACTTCCTGGCCTTATAATGACGGCCTCATCTGCCTTTGTCGCAGTTGCACTGTATTCGACTGTTACAGCAACCACTTTGGTTCCCTTCAAACGAGCTTCCGTTAACCAATGCGAATCGGGCATTTTGGTTGTAATCCAATTCATTCCCCAGACTAAGATGAGCCTCGCATGCTCAGTTGCCGAGAGATCAAAGTCGTTTGTTTGAGCCCCCGTCACCATCGGGTGCCCAGGAGGAAGATCCGTGTGCCAACTGTAACTGTCCCAGCCCCTGGCGCCAACCGCCTTATCTGGACCCACCCCG
This region of Bdellovibrionales bacterium genomic DNA includes:
- the moaA gene encoding GTP 3',8-cyclase MoaA, whose product is MEKLRVTDSFSRQFRYLRLSVTDICNFRCTYCLPDGYQKSHEIREDEMTVREIRNLCEGFNLLGFEKIRLTGGEPTLRKDLIEIVSAVSDLSNLKILALSTNGHNLDKLARPLREAGVNALNVSLDSLDPLRFRAVTGSGRFDSVMKGIESALESGYDSIKVNAVMLRGITELDISAFIEWVRTRPISVRFIELMRTGRNLELFEKRHFSGSELQLILDQSGWKAVERRSLAGPAVEFCHPDYLGRIGLIAPYSKDFCNTCNRLRVSSRGGLRLCLFGESDYSLRPYLNQDGSANLVAEAVRSVIQKKPSSHFLEQGKYGNTWNLASIGG
- a CDS encoding bifunctional molybdenum cofactor biosynthesis protein MoaC/MoaB — translated: MEIHGTSPQLVANFKMIDVGQKVDTRRRALASGHFFACKETIRQIVERKIPKGDAIALAEVAGIQAAKNTSSLLPLCHPLPLHSVRVWTELKEDSITVFCEAITTGKTGVEMEALTGVSTALLCIYDLTKVIDPVLRIGNIQLELKEGGKSGLWENPHRNQSRDIPEISQSTAVIPPTSLSSPSQDLGQLSVCLLTVSDRCSRGEAEDKSGPAMQDWFGTRGAEILDCSIVPDDVGEIEAIIENWMINERPELIISSGGTGLAPRDVTPDALLRLKDRFRGREISGVGELLRSSGSLKTVMSWMSRSLGLQIRDSIVIALPGSPKAVREGLDALAPLLAHMIHIQKGGDHVRENRTI
- a CDS encoding putative sulfate/molybdate transporter, with the protein product MFERTGQFNFRNLVTRNIFGSFADSAVLFPLLVLLGAKGTLSPFMLFLSAGLTYIFAGYFFRIPMPVQPLKSIAIAALAVGATGSEIRVSAAFLGIICLLLNLCHFDFLMERVPIRIVHQVQLGLGVLLLIQAWRTLGSGTEFVVVCAFVLGALFLFLPEWRGLPLMGLFAVAGMVYVGAHSIIHGNSLNVSLQKNTDELRPLIVLGLVLPQVALTFMNSVLGTRAAAKVYFPQSSGRVTLHSLLGFIGIGNILVAAVGGLPFCHGSGGLTAHVKGGSSKWWSNLVIGGFLLLLAAQSWVLGSANLEVPVVLVASLLFATGVHHFSLVRETALVNSGRLRLGLAFFLAFFTQNLLWVLVGALFLEAVEFILGFFGEKSPSQQNWK
- a CDS encoding 4Fe-4S dicluster domain-containing protein translates to MAKVKNWQINREMEYPYEEHRPKRQWSIVFDLNKCIACQTCSLACKTTWTSGKGQEYMFWNNVETKPYGSYPLAWDVRVLEQLGQQEWKKKEPYYGKTIFEAAQPEEVAAHFAPKDEDWMYPNMGEDDCAGTVVGGDHISMPHNKWFFYLPRTCAHCTYPACLAACPRKAIYKREEDGIVLIDQSRCKGYGECVRACPYKKSMYNTYTRVSEKCVGCYPAVEQGYQPMCVQNCIGKIRIMGFINPPWKARDDNPVDYLVHKKGIALPYYPQLGLEPNIYYIPPIHADRNYLTQMFGPNVETAINNYQSLREDPVAQGLLVLMGSSDRILHRFDVVKGWATGYDEKGDKIVSVPVNEALIERPAFDEARGLIRGNTP
- a CDS encoding molybdopterin molybdotransferase MoeA, translated to MIPYNEAVAVLEEIAFQSPSEEDECSLRLAAGRVLSREVVGFEDVPLFDNSAMDGFALASKETQGASKSNPLRFPVSTFLAAGDVLELNSQIDQMASIEIMTGAPLPKGKFDCVVRIEDVEVLVRNGEKEIVLQRPIRHLENIRLQGSDFRAGGKIAQKGEFIGAHHLMAFSSLGIDKVWTRKPLKVAVLATGKELIEIGQERTNSAQIWNSSGPLLMEALKELGCEGMDLGIVADDEPETFKSLLRQGLQEGVDLFLSTGAVSKGKHDFVVEALREVGARVHFHKAAIRPGKPICFAEFPDEKAAFFGLPGNPVSTVVGFRFFVAPYLRARLGLGMDRGVEASLERDAKKPEGLRCFYKGRAYLTSDNKIQVEILEGQASYVVSSLLSANCWVVLPEEGSSLLGGTRVQIFSLDYSFRKGILS
- a CDS encoding molecular chaperone TorD family protein, giving the protein MNNNENTLRISEFVLASLLTSYPDDGFAQDVGLVLDQEPEIVTSLLRQRVCDIMQSEEKIDDLRSEYLALFDSGRGIAPLYETEYGRQRALFKANELAAISGFYHAFGFELGGEDCLREMADHISVELEFYALLLMKQSSLEEIGDSEGVEIVSSARKKFLRDHVGRFVPSILERPGVSESETYGEIFRFCDQLLRTECSDLGVSPEKATWIEGEQGDAEVTCGVEAGCAK
- a CDS encoding molybdopterin-dependent oxidoreductase; translated protein: MKENEHERTKERNWSKKLFKGVAATGLLAASNRVLGAPIRYFKPTSIENPLRQYPDRNWESVYRNVFSHDSTFTFLCAPNDTHNCLLKVFVNNGVAVRVGPTYKYGEATDLYGNKASHRWDPRICQKGLSLARRFYGDRRVKAPMIRRGFKEWVDAGFPRDPITGKPDAKYFQRGKDKWLRLKWDQAYEIAARAFDNIARTYSGDSGSDFLNKQGYDESMVHAIHGAGVETIKVRGGMALLGATRIFGLYRFANMLALLDAKIRGVGPDKAVGARGWDSYSWHTDLPPGHPMVTGAQTNDFDLSATEHARLILVWGMNWITTKMPDSHWLTEARLKGTKVVAVTVEYSATATKADEAVIIRPGSDPAFALGLAQVIVAKNLYDPDFVRGSTDLPFLVRMDNLQPLRPEEVLPGYKAPELKSLRFLKQGEKAPSGLLQKEQMAPDAMRGEFRPHVVFDKKKKEFHAITRDEFGKNFLELGLDPDLTYQNMVTLTDGKKVKVRTVFGMTVEYLNKNFTPEKTSIVTGAPAKAIVSLAVDIAKNKEQTLFACGMGPNQFFNADLKDRAIFLVAALTRNVGFPGGNVGSYAGNYRVALIGGEPIYVLEDPFNPQLKAGEKVPLKKTFHYESLHYFNYKNQPLRKGNKLFTGEGHTPAPTKAMWLNNSNSVIGNIKWHFDVVNNTLPKVEFICYADWWWTGSCEYSDLVFACDSWAEFKQPDLTASCTNPFVQVFPRTPLPRIFDTESDVNIVANVSKALGKLVGEPRMEQMWKFVLEGKVEEYLQRIVDGSFTLSGYKFKDLEAKAKEGIPALMNNRTYPRVSSYEQARSEVPWHTKSGRLEFYRPEPEFIEHGENIVVYREPIDSTHYEPNVIVGQRHEGIRPKGPEQYGLKRSDLSVESRQVRNVQMTGEQLVKSKHPLKLKMYTHVYHTPKYRHGAHTTAVDTDFTSVWFGPFGDVYRRDKRMPSVVEGYVDINPRDARKLGIDDGDYVYIDADPEDRPFRGAKKGTEEYKVARLMVRARYYPGTPPGVARTWHNMYGSTFSTVKAHESRKDGLAKSEETNYQSMYRYGSHQSATRAWLRPTLMTDTLVHKGMFGQQIEKGFASDIHCPVGAPRESFVKITKAESGGMDGKGKWRPVALGFRPTYENKAMTEYLKGKFLKKKS
- a CDS encoding molybdenum cofactor biosynthesis protein MoaE, which translates into the protein MIMMSEPILCKITEGAICEGEVFHFVKTPQHGGMNFFFGAVRDFNGGKNVVAVSYDAFEPLAEQVFREIAGEARLKWGDELRIYIVHRVGKLLCGDTSVGIGVSSRHRDESYQASRYVIENIKHRAPIWKKEFYENGETEWLKGHALCQRTHGHSRALDLR